A genomic window from Streptomyces sp. HUAS YS2 includes:
- a CDS encoding class I SAM-dependent methyltransferase, whose product MTGRPAGGPAGPSGARRNREADWNAWPVGDYLAENYRQLHPVDRGVIAHHSAFYRQFPPGTLARSLEFGAGPNLYPLMLAAGASRRIDALEPSDASVAYLRAQLTAPDASWEPFWAVCRGLDPSLPERLTEALARVRVVHADARSVPAGTYDAASMNFVAESVTEDAGEFRDLCGLFIRSVRPGGRLVAAFMENMPSYRIGTGPRWPAIPVDEDAVRAVFAPHTEELRITRLGKDRTLPEYGDSGVVLLRATRTTDGPDGPDGPAGPAAPTAPDLSP is encoded by the coding sequence GTGACCGGCCGGCCCGCCGGAGGCCCAGCAGGACCCTCCGGCGCCCGGCGGAACCGCGAGGCCGACTGGAACGCCTGGCCCGTGGGCGACTACCTCGCCGAGAACTACCGGCAGCTGCACCCCGTCGACCGGGGCGTCATCGCCCACCACTCCGCGTTCTACCGGCAGTTCCCGCCCGGCACCCTCGCCCGGTCGCTGGAGTTCGGCGCCGGGCCCAACCTGTATCCGCTGATGCTCGCCGCCGGAGCCAGCCGACGCATCGACGCCCTGGAGCCCAGCGACGCGAGCGTCGCGTACCTGCGCGCCCAGCTGACCGCCCCCGACGCCAGCTGGGAGCCGTTCTGGGCGGTGTGCCGCGGCCTCGACCCGAGCCTCCCGGAACGGCTCACCGAGGCCCTGGCCCGTGTGCGCGTGGTCCACGCGGACGCCCGGTCCGTGCCGGCCGGGACGTACGATGCCGCCTCCATGAACTTCGTCGCCGAGAGCGTGACGGAGGACGCCGGCGAATTCCGGGACCTGTGCGGCCTGTTCATCCGGTCCGTCCGCCCCGGCGGCCGTCTGGTCGCCGCGTTCATGGAGAACATGCCGAGCTACCGCATCGGTACGGGCCCGAGGTGGCCCGCGATCCCGGTGGACGAGGACGCCGTCCGCGCCGTGTTCGCCCCGCACACCGAGGAACTGCGGATCACCCGGCTCGGCAAGGACCGCACGCTGCCCGAGTACGGCGACAGTGGAGTCGTCCTGCTGCGAGCCACCCGCACAACGGACGGCCCGGACGGCCCGGACGGCCCGGCCGGACCGGCGGCACCGACCGCCCCCGACCTCAGCCCCTGA